The following are encoded together in the Montipora capricornis isolate CH-2021 chromosome 5, ASM3666992v2, whole genome shotgun sequence genome:
- the LOC138049287 gene encoding patched domain-containing protein 3-like isoform X2, translating to MVNPVTLDQTDVSASQQELKLEDLCELTTNIQENSHTVSTGNHDESHASSDGKIESAVNTTEETLETTEKLERSCYTHPFNPCHQWSVLCGWFVFLLHCCIGKLGEKIATRPFVCLAGCILFVSFCATGILQLKVESRREKLFIPQKSRAIEDLDMAERFFTLRVRKEGIILVGREAHPNILEPDCLKEAFFVHNQIMQLQSYSDYCLTLTGDEADSLDECVTTNPFDIFVEKNFEKKSLLEIQEEITRALMNTSLIMRNGQLFAFNFEQIFGGVKRSEQDFVRGALSLQLHYFFKDPAKDHASKKMLQWEKTFLEKASSLSPSCFEVYYEAERSTDDAIEEYGIAELTLGSVTLMVMIIFSCIMLSKFANPLTGHSLLAGAGVLAVSLGILAGIGFATWCQVTFVSMVGVVPFLVISIGIDSMFILVDELDRQSRQVGVVMAIKDVMSKTGATITMTAVTDLVAFAVGTSTSFPAIRYFCTYAALAVTFSYVMMITFFVAAMSFDVRRIKAGRRDCLPLCLAPPPKAGKAPWDEPRPQTSFRVMRYWAKFLIFPASKYVILFMSVVLFAMGIYGTTKVTERFDRKMLAKDGSSLFKFLTVQEKYYEQAIPISIVLTDDVKYEDSKIQEEIRKLSSIVKENKYYRENTSSWLEALTNFSIAQNMNITGPHFIPALKLFLNVPQFSGFKQGIKLSSSGSRVIASQIVAFMKSDPTSTFQKNAMLTLRDDLATKSPLNVTPVSRMFVFFEQYAIIAQETTRNLSIAALVVLIVTSVFLADCFVTILVVANFVALVIELFGLMYIWDVTLNSVSMVILVMAIGFAVDYSAHIAHAFVMSREETADKRVVESVSTLGASVFMGGFSTFLGMFVLLFASSEIYRIFFRMFMGIVVFGLLHGLCILPVQLSLLTWTEHIFKGAGRVVPRTPRSVSANPEM from the exons ATCCTGCTACACACATCCTTTCAATCCATGTCACCAGTGGTCCGTCCTATGCGGATGGTTTGTGTTTTTACTTCATTGCTGCATTGGTAAGCTCGGAGAAAAGATAGCGACACGCCCCTTTGTCTGCCTTGCAGGCTGTATTTTGTTCGTGTCGTTTTGTGCTACAGGAATTTTGCAGCTTAAGGTGGAAAGCAGGAGAGAGAAACTCTTTATTCCTCAGAAGAGCAGAGCTATCGAAGATCTGGACATGGCAGAACGGTTTTTCACACTAAGGGTCCGCAAGGAAGGTATCATTTTAGTGGGTCGTGAGGCACACCCTAATATTCTAGAGCCAGATTGTCTAAAAGAAGCCTTCTTTGTACACAATCAGATTATGCAATTGCAGTCCTATTCCGATTACTGCCTGACTCTTACAGGAGATGAAGCTGATTCTCTTGACGAGTGTGTGACGACAAATCCGTTCGACATCTTCGTCGAAAAGAATTTTGAAAAGAAGTCATTGCTTGAAATCCAAGAAGAGATCACCAGAGCGCTAATGAACACAAGCCTTATAATGCGAAATGGTCAACTTTTTGCTTTCAACTTTGAGCAGATATTTGGTGGGGTGAAAAGAAGTGAACAAGACTTTGTAAGAGGTGCTCTTTCACTTCAACTACACTACTTTTTCAAAGACCCAGCTAAGGATCATGCGAGCAAGAAAATGTTGCAGTGGGAAAAAACTTTCCTGGAAAAGGCTTCTTCACTTTCTCCTTCCTGCTTCGAAGTCTACTACGAAGCAGAAAGAAGCACAGACGACGCCATCGAAGAATACGGAATTGCAGAGTTAACGCTTGGGTCAGTCACACTAATGGTAATGATCATATTCTCCTGTATTATGCTCAGCAAATTTGCAAACCCGTTGACTGGTCACTCGCTGCTGGCGGGCGCTGGTGTGTTGGCAGTGTCCCTCGGAATTTTGGCGGGAATTGGTTTTGCCACGTGGTGTCAAGTGACCTTTGTTAGCATGGTTGGCGTTGTTCCCTTTCTGGTGATAAGTATAGGCATTGATAGTATGTTCATTCTTGTGGACGAGCTAGATCGACAGTCTCGCCAAGTTGGTGTGGTCATGGCTATCAAAGACGTGATGTCAAAGACAGGTGCGACTATTACCATGACAGCAGTAACTGACTTGGTTGCATTTGCAGTGGGCACATCGACTTCATTTCCCGCTATAAG GTACTTTTGTACTTACGCCGCCTTAGCAGTTACGTTCTCGTACGTAATGATGATAACTTTCTTCGTGGCTGCAATGTCGTTTGATGTAAGACGGATCAAAGCTGGGCGAAGGGACTGTCTTCCACTTTGTCTTGCACCGCCACCAAAAGCTGGCAAAGCACCATGGGACGAACCACGCCCGCAAACCTCATTTCGGGTCATGAGATATTGGGCGAAATTCCTCATTTTTCCGGCCTCCAAATATGTTATTCTTTTCATGTCGGTGGTGCTCTTTGCCATGGGAATATACGGGACTACTAAGGTTACTGAAAG GTTTGACAGGAAAATGTTAGCAAAAGACGGCTCTTCCCTCTTCAAGTTTCTCACTGTGCAGGAGAAGTATTACGAACAGGCCATTCCAATTAGCATCGTGCTCACCGATGATGTGAAATACGAGGACAGCAAAATCCAAGAGGAGATTAGAAAGCTGTCGAGCATTGTTAAAGAGAACAAATACTATCGCGAGAATACCTCTTCGTGGCTTGAGGCTTTGACAAACTTCTCCATTGCTCAAAATATGAATATCACTGGGCCTCATTTTATTCCGGCATTAAAACTCTTTCTTAACGTTCCACAGTTCTCGGGTTTTAAGCAAGGCATAAAGCTATCATCCAGTGGAAGTCGTGTGATTGCTTCTCAAATCGTGGCTTTCATGAAAAGTGATCCTACGTCGACTTTTCAGAAAAATGCCATGCTGACACTTCGAGACGATTTGGCAACCAAGTCACCTCTAAACGTAACTCCAGTCTCTAGAATGTTTGTCTTCTTTGAACAATACGCTATCATCGCACAAGAGACCACACGGAACCTTTCGATAGCGGCTCTGGTTGTCCTCATAGTCACCTCCGTCTTTTTGGCTGATTGCTTCGTGACCATCCTTGTGGTGGCTAATTTTGTTGCCCTGGTGATTGAACTTTTCGGTCTAATGTACATCTGGGACGTAACACTGAATAGCGTTTCAATGGTTATACTTGTTATGGCCATCGGGTTCGCCGTAGATTATAGTGCGCATATTGCGCATGCCTTTGTGATGTCCAGAGAAGAAACCGCTGACAAACGAGTCGTGGAATCGGTTAGTACACTCGGTGCCAGTGTTTTCATGGGAG GTTTCAGTACCTTTCTTGGGATGTTCGTGCTCCTCTTCGCCTCCTCAGAGATCTATCGTATTTTCTTCCGCATGTTCATGGGCATCGTGGTGTTCGGACTTCTTCACGGCCTATGCATTTTGCCGGTCCAACTTTCCTTGCTGACCTGGACGGAACACATTTTTAAGGGTGCGGGGCGAGTTGTTCCAAGAACTCCAAGAAGTGTTAGCGCTAACCCAGAAATGTGA